Proteins co-encoded in one Lacerta agilis isolate rLacAgi1 chromosome 6, rLacAgi1.pri, whole genome shotgun sequence genomic window:
- the LOC117048337 gene encoding transmembrane protein 205-like isoform X1: protein MSTDADPSTLVKVLHLVFLSTFWGMQIWVTFIASFVMGNNLSQHTFGFIQSCLFPYYFHIGSACAFINLTIFAMCHPSELLNEEETMQITVFFICVIVAALNAQWFGQVTSDIMAEMHLIEQSYGLGEDAGWFQHKSFMRLRQLDSHYRELTSRLSIYHGFSSLCNLCCIACNGLSLYYMAAHLSTL from the exons ATGTCCACAGATGCTGATCCCTCGACCTTAGTGAAAGTGCTTCACTTGGTTTTCCTTTCAACTTTCTGGGGGATGCAAATCTGGGTGACTTTTATAGCCA GTTTTGTGATGGGCAACAATCTCTCACAACATACATTCGGATTCATTCAGAGTTGCCTCTTCCCTTATTACTTCCACATCGGCTCAGCTTGTGCTTTCATCAACCTGACCATATTTGCTATGTGTCACCCCAGCGAACTTCTCAATGAGGAAGAAACCATGCAG ATTACAGTCTTCTTCATTTGTGTCATAGTTGCTGCTCTAAATGCTCAGTGGTTTGGGCAAGTGACTTCAGATATTATGGCCGAAATGCACCTGATTGAGCAAAGCTATGGCTTGGGAGAGGATGCTGGGTGGTTCCAGCATAAGTCGTTTATGCGGCTGCGTCAACTGGATTCTCATTACAGGGAGCTGACAAGCAGACTGAGCATCTACCATGGTTTCTCTTCCCTCTGCAACCTGTGCTGCATCGCATGCAATGGCTTGAGCCTCTACTATATGGCTGCTCACCTTTCAACATTATAA
- the LOC117048337 gene encoding transmembrane protein 205-like isoform X2 produces MGNNLSQHTFGFIQSCLFPYYFHIGSACAFINLTIFAMCHPSELLNEEETMQITVFFICVIVAALNAQWFGQVTSDIMAEMHLIEQSYGLGEDAGWFQHKSFMRLRQLDSHYRELTSRLSIYHGFSSLCNLCCIACNGLSLYYMAAHLSTL; encoded by the exons ATGGGCAACAATCTCTCACAACATACATTCGGATTCATTCAGAGTTGCCTCTTCCCTTATTACTTCCACATCGGCTCAGCTTGTGCTTTCATCAACCTGACCATATTTGCTATGTGTCACCCCAGCGAACTTCTCAATGAGGAAGAAACCATGCAG ATTACAGTCTTCTTCATTTGTGTCATAGTTGCTGCTCTAAATGCTCAGTGGTTTGGGCAAGTGACTTCAGATATTATGGCCGAAATGCACCTGATTGAGCAAAGCTATGGCTTGGGAGAGGATGCTGGGTGGTTCCAGCATAAGTCGTTTATGCGGCTGCGTCAACTGGATTCTCATTACAGGGAGCTGACAAGCAGACTGAGCATCTACCATGGTTTCTCTTCCCTCTGCAACCTGTGCTGCATCGCATGCAATGGCTTGAGCCTCTACTATATGGCTGCTCACCTTTCAACATTATAA